In a single window of the Cydia strobilella chromosome 13, ilCydStro3.1, whole genome shotgun sequence genome:
- the LOC134746408 gene encoding uncharacterized protein LOC134746408, with translation MSEFTQTQNSILRISDEKTLQLIELYEQEQCLWNTHIPEYKSRERRQKATEKIASKLDVKHFEARHVVIKFKNLRNSYCQELKKIASSISMGLKGDEQYRPRVFWFSKMDSFLRPHLQPARGQSYSSLNASENEQVRSETGADSDSNQNSEDYCIKDDSVNSFPIVELDVDDSIHSEDEPPMKRRALRYSSSSSRMNVSQSAQRDLAETVKDLEAKIQALTNEQKEDYYDSFGKYIASLLRSMPKEKAMLLQPKVISLIVSGSGFGEGSVSQSDI, from the exons ATGTCAGAATTCACGCAAACGCAAAACTCCATCCTCCGCATTAGCGATGAAAAAACTCTACAACTCATAGAGCTTTACGAACAAGAACAGTGCCTTTGGAACACACACATTCCAGAGTACAAAAGCAGAGAGAGAAGACAGAAAGCGACTGAGAAAATCGCTAGCAAACTCGATGTTAAACACTTTGAAGCCCGCCATGTTGTGATCAAGTTTAAGAATTTGAGGAACTCATATTGCCAGGAGCTGAAGAAGATAGCGTCAAGTATCAGCATGGGCTTGAAAGGGGACGAGCAGTACAGGCCGAGAGTGTTCTGGTTTTCGAAGATGGACTCGTTTTTGCGGCCTCATCTTCAGCCAGCGAGAGGCCAGTCTTACTCGTCGTTG AACGCGTCGGAGAATGAGCAAGTGAGAAGCGAAACGGGAGCCGACAGCGACTCAAATCAAAACAGCGAAGATTACTGCATAAAAGACGATAGCGTTAACTCATTCCCTATTGTGGAACTAGATGTAGATGACAGCATCCATTCTGAAGATGAACCACCAATGAAACGACGCGCTTTAAGATATTCTTCATCTTCTTCTAGAATGAATGTATCTCAGTCTGCCCAGAGAGATCTTGCTGAGACTGTTAAAGACTTGGAAGCAAAAATCCAAGCGCTCACTAACGAACAGAAGGAAGATTATTATGATTCTTTTGGTAAATACATTGCGTCCTTACTTAGAAGTATGCCGAAGGAAAAGGCGATGTTATTACAGCCAAAAGTAATAAGTCTGATAGTGTCAGGGTCTGGGTTTGGGGAAGGTTCTGTGAGTCAGTCtgatatttag